One genomic window of Magnolia sinica isolate HGM2019 chromosome 3, MsV1, whole genome shotgun sequence includes the following:
- the LOC131241033 gene encoding uncharacterized acetyltransferase At3g50280-like, producing the protein MTVSAVRQLSTSTIRPLRKLEQAPPQRCELTPWDVSLLFLRYNQRGLLFHKPHPSDGQDEKPITIIIDRLKHSLSHVLAHFSPLAGRLVFGNNASSSSSSHVFIDCNDAGAEFIHAVADIGVAHVLTTIDVHPIVESFFPLNGAVNCDGISLPLFAVQLTELTDGFFVGCSFNHAVADGTSFWHFLSSWSEICRINISRENEPLVNISRPPVVQRWFPSGKLSPVSLPFSNPHEFIETVSRPLLRDRFFHFTPKSIARLKAKANEEGKTNKISAFQALSAHMWRSVTRARNLPADEIISCGFSIDNRSRLEPPLSRDYFGNCVQGKRATVRAGELLAHDLAWAAWLVYRTVVEHNDAVVRSTYDAWAKAPFFIYLSKMDNVSVVIGGSPRFDVYGVDFGWGRPVSVRSGGENKLDGKISLFPGREGGGSVDLELCLAPAVMCALESDDEFMDTVSSPPRIL; encoded by the coding sequence ATGACCGTATCTGCAGTCCGTCAGCTCTCCACATCCACCATACGCCCACTGCGAAAGCTAGAACAAGCACCCCCACAACGTTGCGAGCTGACACCTTGGGATGTTTCTTTACTCTTCCTCCGCTACAACCAAAGGGGTCTACTCTTCCATAAACCCCACCCATCCGACGGTCAAGATGAAAAGCCCATCACCATCATTATAGACCGACTGAAACATTCCCTCTCTCACGTTCTTGCCCACTTCTCACCTCTCGCCGGCCGCCTCGTATTTGGAAACAACgcctcgtcttcttcttcttcccatgtcTTCATAGACTGTAACGATGCAGGAGCTGAGTTCATCCACGCGGTTGCTGAtataggtgtggcccacgtaCTTACCACAATCGACGTGCACCCTATCGTCGAGTCGTTCTTCCCTCTTAACGGAGCCGTCAACTGTGACGGAATCTCACTGCCTTTGTTTGCAGTGCAGTTAACGGAATTGACGGACGGATTCTTCGTGGGCTGCTCTTTCAACCACGCCGTCGCTGACGGCACCTCCTTTTGGCATTTCCTCAGCTCCTGGTCCGAGATTTGCAGAATCAATATCTCGAGAGAAAATGAACCTCTCGTCAATATCTCACGACCTCCAGTCGTCCAGCGATGGTTTCCTTCAGGAAAACTATCTCCTGTCTCACTCCCGTTTTCTAACCCACACGAATTCATAGAGACAGTTTCCCGTCCGCTTCTCCGCGATCGGTTCTTCCATTTCACACCCAAGTCAATCGCGCGATTGAAAGCAAAAGCAAACGAGGAAGGCAAGACGAACAAGATCTCGGCTTTCCAAGCTTTGTCCGCGCACATGTGGAGATCGGTGACACGTGCAAGGAACTTGCCAGCAGATGAGATTATAAGCTGTGGGTTTTCGATTGATAACAGATCGAGACTGGAACCGCCTCTGTCACGTGACTATTTTGGCAACTGTGTTCAAGGGAAAAGAGCGACGGTTAGAGCAGGGGAGCTGCTGGCCCACGATTTAGCATGGGCCGCGTGGCTTGTGTACCGGACTGTGGTGGAGCATAACGATGCAGTAGTCCGCAGCACGTATGACGCGTGGGCGAAAGCACCGTTCTTTATCTACTTGAGCAAGATGGACAACGTCAGCGTGGTGATCGGGGGCTCCCCGAGGTTTGACGTGTACGGTGTGGATTTCGGTTGGGGAAGGCCGGTGTCGGTAAGGAGCGGCGGAGAAAATAAGCTGGATGGGAAGATATCCTTGTTTCCAGGAAGGGAAGGAGGAGGGAGCGTAGACCTCGAGCTTTGCCTTGCGCCGGCGGTGATGTGCGCACTCGAGTCCGACGATGAGTTCATGGACACGGTTTCTTCCCCTCCGCGCATACTCTAG